Proteins from a genomic interval of Ferviditalea candida:
- the hpaB gene encoding 4-hydroxyphenylacetate 3-monooxygenase, oxygenase component, with the protein MPAKTGRQYIDRVDSLMADVWINGSRVAGKVSEHPAFRGVMKSQGALYDMQFDPDKHEVMTYTSPSTGDRVGTSFMQPRTKEDLEKRRMMIQEWAKYNGGMMGRSPDYINSGMMAYGAAAQMFGVQDQMFAENMSKYYEYIRENDLSLTHTLIQPQVNRGLNSSQLPDPYIAARIVKKTDDGVVIRGARLLATQGGITDEIMVFPSTLLKQTDEENPYAFAFSIPNNTPGLKFICRESFDYGKSGFDHPLGSRFEEMDTIVVFDDVTVPWDRVFALGNIDICNRAYAESNAVVHMTHQVVSKNVAKTEFILGILQLMVETINIGQFQHVQEKMAEVIVVLETMKAFITASEANAKLDRWGIMTPDFKPLNAARNYFPRIYPRFSEIMQLLGASGLMAIPGEADFNSEIRPDLDKYLQAANSDAYNRVKLFRLAWDVCISAFGSRQTLYERFFFGDPVRMAGALYNGYDKQEYVDRVKEFLNRSEEFVKN; encoded by the coding sequence ATGCCAGCTAAGACGGGACGGCAATATATCGATCGCGTGGACAGTCTGATGGCCGATGTCTGGATCAACGGCAGCCGGGTTGCTGGGAAAGTATCCGAGCATCCCGCTTTTCGGGGCGTGATGAAGAGCCAAGGCGCTCTTTACGATATGCAATTTGATCCGGATAAGCATGAGGTTATGACATATACTTCTCCGTCTACGGGCGACAGGGTCGGGACTTCCTTCATGCAGCCCAGGACCAAGGAGGATCTTGAGAAAAGACGGATGATGATTCAGGAGTGGGCCAAATACAACGGCGGCATGATGGGCCGTTCGCCGGATTATATCAATTCCGGAATGATGGCCTACGGAGCGGCGGCTCAAATGTTCGGTGTGCAGGATCAGATGTTTGCCGAAAATATGAGCAAGTATTATGAATATATTCGTGAGAACGACCTGTCGTTGACGCATACACTGATTCAGCCTCAGGTCAACCGCGGTCTGAATTCCTCGCAGCTGCCGGATCCGTATATTGCGGCCCGCATCGTGAAGAAAACCGATGACGGTGTAGTCATTCGCGGCGCCCGCCTGTTAGCGACACAAGGGGGGATTACGGATGAAATCATGGTGTTTCCATCCACGCTGTTGAAGCAAACGGATGAAGAAAATCCGTATGCTTTCGCATTCTCCATACCCAACAATACACCGGGCTTGAAATTCATCTGCAGGGAATCGTTCGACTATGGAAAGTCCGGCTTTGACCATCCGTTGGGTTCCCGCTTTGAAGAGATGGACACGATCGTCGTTTTCGACGATGTTACCGTACCTTGGGACCGAGTGTTTGCATTGGGCAATATTGACATTTGCAATCGCGCTTATGCGGAAAGCAACGCGGTCGTTCATATGACTCATCAGGTAGTGTCCAAGAATGTCGCCAAAACGGAATTCATTCTGGGGATTTTGCAGTTGATGGTAGAGACGATCAATATCGGGCAGTTTCAGCATGTCCAAGAGAAAATGGCGGAGGTTATCGTCGTTTTGGAAACGATGAAAGCGTTTATTACCGCGTCTGAAGCCAATGCAAAGCTGGATCGATGGGGAATCATGACCCCCGATTTCAAGCCGCTTAATGCGGCGCGCAATTATTTCCCCAGAATTTATCCGCGTTTCTCGGAAATCATGCAACTGCTGGGAGCCAGCGGTTTGATGGCGATTCCCGGAGAGGCTGACTTCAATTCCGAAATTCGTCCCGATCTCGATAAATACTTGCAGGCAGCCAACAGTGATGCCTACAATCGCGTGAAACTGTTCCGGCTTGCGTGGGATGTGTGCATCAGCGCATTCGGATCCCGCCAAACGCTCTACGAACGTTTTTTCTTCGGCGACCCCGTGCGCATGGCCGGAGCGTTGTACAACGGTTATGACAAACAGGAGTACGTTGATCGGGTGAAGGAATTTCTGAATCGTTCGGAAGAGTTTGTCAAAAATTAA
- the hpaD gene encoding 3,4-dihydroxyphenylacetate 2,3-dioxygenase yields the protein MDFSIIRVARVVMNVTDLERSRKYYADALGFIETESDDENIFLRGLEEYHHHSLVLKKADQPGVHAIGYKVQQDQDLDELEKLFAAKGLKTKWLPEGAQHVVGRALRVHDISGIPLEFYAKMDKTERLLQRYDLYRGARVQRIDHVNCFVPDVQKAYDFYTKELGFACSEYTAAENESIWAAWLHRKQNVHDQAFMNGDGPRLHHVGFWLSDPLALIHACDMLASMGYGGSIERGPGRHGISNAFFLYLRDPDGNRIELYNGDYLTSDPDFEPVRWDINDPRRQTFWGHKAPDSWFNEGTPFLDIDTGMEVEIKAATLEQKKPEFII from the coding sequence ATGGATTTCTCAATTATTCGAGTGGCCAGAGTCGTCATGAATGTGACGGATTTGGAACGCTCGAGGAAATATTATGCGGACGCTTTGGGATTCATTGAAACCGAAAGTGATGATGAGAATATTTTTTTGCGGGGATTGGAAGAGTACCATCACCACAGCCTCGTATTGAAAAAAGCGGATCAACCGGGTGTGCATGCCATCGGCTATAAGGTTCAACAAGACCAAGATCTGGATGAGCTGGAAAAGTTGTTTGCAGCCAAAGGCCTTAAAACGAAATGGCTTCCCGAGGGCGCCCAGCATGTGGTCGGTCGGGCGCTTCGCGTGCATGACATTTCGGGCATACCGTTGGAGTTTTACGCCAAAATGGACAAAACGGAGCGCTTGCTGCAAAGATATGATTTATACAGGGGAGCGCGCGTTCAGCGTATCGATCATGTGAATTGCTTCGTTCCCGATGTGCAGAAAGCCTATGATTTTTACACGAAGGAGCTGGGCTTTGCTTGCTCTGAATATACGGCTGCCGAAAACGAGAGCATATGGGCGGCATGGCTTCACCGGAAGCAAAACGTGCATGATCAGGCCTTTATGAACGGCGACGGCCCCAGGCTTCATCATGTCGGTTTCTGGCTGTCCGATCCGCTGGCTCTGATTCATGCCTGCGACATGCTTGCCTCGATGGGGTACGGCGGCAGCATCGAGCGGGGACCTGGGCGGCACGGGATTTCCAACGCCTTTTTCCTGTATTTGAGAGATCCTGACGGCAACCGAATTGAATTGTATAACGGGGATTATTTGACAAGTGATCCCGATTTCGAACCTGTGCGTTGGGATATCAACGATCCGAGAAGACAAACCTTCTGGGGACATAAGGCGCCTGATTCCTGGTTCAATGAAGGCACCCCGTTCCTGGATATCGATACCGGCATGGAAGTAGAAATTAAAGCCGCGACTCTGGAGCAGAAGAAGCCCGAATTCATCATTTAA
- a CDS encoding ABC transporter substrate-binding protein, producing MKKLIVILTSVFLLVFMSACGNGNSGSKPAENSNSPAPAASESSKASAQPAAAAPIKIGGLFAASGGASSLGKPEMDTVKMMVEQANANGGIGGRQLELVAYDTKGDQNEAVLDMKKLIENDKVAAVIGGTTSGECMALIPIAEKAKVPFIALGASKAINIPAKPYVFKTPQGDDIVAPRVVKYLKDHNLTKVAWLNVDNSFGSSGKEEYDKAAKAAGIETVISESFEATVNDAKPMLTRVKNANPQAIVVWGTTQESAVVTKNIRELKIDVPILESHGIANAQFIELAGKAAEGVIFPAGRLLVADKLPDDNKQKKILVDYAKNFQAKFNYPASTFGGHAWDAFEILTNAIKTAGDDPQKIRDTLENNTKDIVGTGGIFNYTKDDHNGLNADALAMIKIEMGKWVLEE from the coding sequence ATGAAGAAATTGATTGTCATTCTTACGAGTGTTTTTTTATTGGTGTTCATGTCTGCATGCGGTAACGGCAATTCCGGCAGCAAGCCGGCCGAGAACAGCAATTCCCCGGCTCCCGCTGCTTCCGAAAGCTCGAAAGCATCGGCACAGCCGGCAGCAGCGGCGCCGATTAAAATCGGCGGCTTGTTTGCGGCGTCCGGCGGCGCATCCTCGTTAGGCAAGCCGGAGATGGATACCGTAAAAATGATGGTTGAGCAAGCAAATGCCAATGGCGGTATCGGCGGACGCCAGCTCGAATTGGTTGCTTATGACACGAAAGGCGACCAGAATGAAGCCGTATTGGATATGAAAAAGTTAATTGAAAATGATAAAGTCGCCGCGGTGATCGGCGGCACCACTTCCGGAGAATGCATGGCGCTGATCCCGATCGCGGAAAAAGCGAAAGTTCCGTTCATCGCTTTGGGAGCCAGCAAAGCCATCAATATCCCGGCAAAACCGTATGTGTTTAAAACACCGCAAGGCGATGACATTGTCGCTCCGCGCGTCGTTAAATACTTGAAGGATCACAATCTGACGAAAGTCGCATGGCTGAACGTGGATAACTCCTTCGGCTCCAGCGGTAAGGAAGAATACGACAAGGCCGCTAAAGCAGCTGGCATCGAAACCGTCATCTCCGAATCGTTCGAAGCGACCGTCAACGACGCCAAGCCGATGCTGACGCGGGTGAAAAACGCAAATCCACAGGCGATCGTCGTATGGGGAACGACCCAGGAATCGGCCGTTGTAACCAAGAACATCCGCGAGCTCAAGATCGACGTTCCGATTCTGGAGTCGCACGGCATTGCCAACGCGCAGTTTATCGAATTGGCCGGCAAAGCCGCTGAGGGCGTCATTTTCCCTGCGGGCCGTTTGCTGGTTGCCGATAAGCTTCCGGACGATAACAAGCAGAAAAAAATCCTCGTTGATTATGCAAAGAATTTTCAGGCTAAATTCAATTACCCTGCCAGCACATTCGGCGGTCATGCTTGGGATGCTTTTGAAATTTTGACAAACGCAATCAAAACAGCCGGCGACGATCCGCAAAAAATCCGCGATACGCTGGAAAACAATACGAAGGATATCGTGGGAACCGGCGGAATTTTCAACTACACGAAAGATGATCACAACGGCTTGAACGCCGATGCGCTTGCCATGATCAAAATTGAGATGGGCAAGTGGGTACTGGAAGAGTAA
- a CDS encoding branched-chain amino acid ABC transporter permease produces MSEFLSQIVQLIFSGLTIGSIYALIAIGFVITYNITGILNFAQGEFAMLGALITISLVSAGLPKILAIVLAIGIVFLVGSMFERFAIYPARNSTVVTLIIITIAVSIALRGIALLIWGTEPKSLAPFTSGDPLSILGAVIQPQSLWAISVTIVSLILMYVFFEKSYMGKAVTACVVNRQAARLMGIRPERMSLIAISISAALGAVGGIIIAPISGATYSMGLMLGMKAFIAAVIGGISNAPAAIAGAMIIGLLESFTEGLWTSGYKDAVSFGVLILVLFVMPNGILSKVSGKRV; encoded by the coding sequence ATGTCTGAATTTTTGAGTCAGATCGTTCAGCTGATTTTCTCCGGATTAACGATCGGCAGTATTTATGCTTTAATCGCGATAGGATTCGTCATCACTTACAACATTACCGGCATTCTGAATTTTGCCCAAGGGGAATTTGCGATGCTGGGGGCGTTGATCACGATTTCCCTGGTGTCCGCCGGTCTTCCGAAAATTTTGGCGATTGTTCTGGCAATCGGGATCGTTTTTCTGGTTGGCTCGATGTTTGAACGGTTTGCGATTTATCCGGCTCGAAATTCGACGGTAGTCACCTTGATCATTATCACCATTGCTGTCTCTATCGCTTTACGGGGTATCGCCTTGCTGATATGGGGAACGGAGCCAAAATCATTGGCTCCGTTCACATCGGGTGATCCGTTGAGCATATTGGGCGCAGTCATCCAGCCTCAAAGCTTATGGGCCATTAGCGTGACCATCGTCAGTCTGATTCTCATGTACGTCTTCTTCGAAAAATCCTATATGGGAAAAGCCGTCACCGCATGCGTGGTGAATCGGCAGGCGGCACGTTTGATGGGCATACGTCCGGAACGCATGTCCTTGATTGCCATCAGCATCAGCGCCGCTCTTGGAGCGGTCGGCGGAATCATCATAGCGCCGATTTCGGGAGCGACCTACAGTATGGGTTTGATGCTGGGGATGAAAGCGTTTATAGCGGCAGTGATCGGTGGTATATCAAATGCGCCGGCAGCGATTGCCGGTGCAATGATTATCGGATTGCTGGAGTCGTTTACCGAAGGGTTGTGGACGAGCGGATATAAGGACGCGGTAAGCTTTGGCGTGCTGATCCTTGTACTGTTCGTGATGCCTAACGGAATTCTGTCTAAAGTTTCGGGAAAACGGGTATAG